One Nicotiana sylvestris chromosome 12, ASM39365v2, whole genome shotgun sequence genomic window carries:
- the LOC104228355 gene encoding transcription factor TCP2-like has translation MEIEEIQTQDCKFPRISYQDEEDDIGEVKKSSFGDIGKLYGWPSSRIVRVSRASGGKDRHSKVWTSKGLRDRRVRLSVNTAIQFYDLQDRLGCDQPSKAVEWLLKAAAPSIAELPPLEGFPDAQQLSDEKRSSAGVEPGFDSADVEMDDDDPNYHQQQQQQQPCSSNSETSKGSGLSLSRSESRIKARERAKERAVEKEKEKENESSIVAHHHQNMHHSSSFTELLAGGMNNNNNNSSNNNSNTSPIHQNTARQWSTNPLEYFTSGLLGPSSTRAIDNSTGFSGQVYLGNPLQPLIAVSSPMFSISGDHQPELQHFPFGGNNLAPVVTANGESNSHSNTSNEYNLNFSISRGTLQSNSSSTSPSILPHHFQRFSPIDGSQNLFLGTTMATAAAAPNAAALYDAPLQLFYGNGYDHSDQKGKGKN, from the coding sequence ATGGAGATTGAGGAGATTCAAACTCAAGACTGTAAATTTCCAAGAATCAGCTACCaagatgaagaagatgatatagGAGAAGTTAAAAAGAGTAGTTTTGGTGATATTGGTAAACTTTATGGGTGGCCGTCATCAAGAATTGTTAGAGTATCTCGTGCATCAGGAGGGAAAGATAGGCATAGTAAGGTTTGGACTTCTAAAGGGTTAAGAGATAGGCGTGTTCGCCTTTCTGTTAATACAGCTATACAGTTCTATGATTTGCAAGACCGGCTTGGCTGTGATCAGCCGAGTAAGGCTGTGGAGTGGCTTCTGAAAGCAGCCGCTCCTTCTATTGCTGAGCTGCCGCCTCTTGAGGGGTTTCCAGATGCACAGCAGCTCAGTGATGAGAAAAGGTCAAGTGCTGGGGTTGAGCCGGGTTTTGATTCAGCTGATGTTGAAATGGATGATGATGACCCGAATTACCaccagcaacagcaacaacaacaaccttgtAGTAGCAATTCTGAGACCAGCAAAGGTTCTGGATTGTCACTTTCTCGGTCCGAAAGTCGGATCAAGGCAAGGGAACGAGCAAAGGAAAGGGCGGTggagaaggaaaaagagaaagaaaatgagtCTTCTATTGTTGCTCATCATCACCAAAATATGCACCATAGCTCTTCTTTCACCGAGCTATTGGCAGGCGGTatgaacaacaataacaacaacagcagcaacaatAACAGTAACACCAGTCCTATTCACCAAAACACGGCGAGGCAATGGTCTACTAATCCCTTGGAATACTTTACCTCGGGACTATTAGGCCCATCATCTACTCGTGCAATCGACAACTCTACTGGCTTCTCGGGTCAAGTTTATTTGGGAAATCCTCTACAGCCATTAATAGCTGTGTCTTCGCCAATGTTTAGTATTTCGGGGGACCATCAACCCGAGCTGCAGCATTTCCCCTTTGGCGGTAACAACCTAGCCCCGGTTGTGACCGCCAATGGGGAAAGCAATAGCCACAGCAATACCAGTAACGAGTACAATTTGAACTTCAGCATTTCTAGGGGGACCCTTCAGTCCAATTCTTCTTCTACTTCACCATCTATTTTGCCTCATCACTTCCAGAGGTTTTCTCCTATAGATGGATCACAAAATTTATTTCTTGGAACTACAATGgcaactgctgctgctgctcctaATGCTGCTGCATTATATGATGCTCCTTTACAGCTCTTCTATGGCAATGGCTATGACCATTCAGAtcagaaaggaaaaggaaagaactAA